In a genomic window of Platichthys flesus chromosome 24, fPlaFle2.1, whole genome shotgun sequence:
- the LOC133949739 gene encoding uncharacterized protein LOC133949739 isoform X2, translated as MSEKKYNPRDTTLELVSRKDDLDPFSSEDGDLRAVMSCGHAVSPESLTLWCRSQLDQGIYKFRCPAVGEGTKPCNKQWSYKEVRRVAVLSVSEMRHFEETMARLAAADFCDIQLCPQCNTNVVRKDLSNLCVQCTICTADKKTTYQFCWQCRRKWNGWDPRSDRCNNDGCANKDLQLLQTCPTISLPDVEGATSCPSVRACPTCGMRVQHNQQHCKNIHCPRCQVPFCFLCLKLKSECNQTSSPYKICVGGVAPRQTSIPVWHRK; from the exons atgtccGAGAAGAAATACAACCCGCGCGACACCACACTAGAGTTAGTCAGCAGAAAGGACGACTTGGACCCATTTT CTTCGGAAGACGGTGATCTCCGAGCAGTGATGTCCTGTGGACACGCTGTGTCCCCCGAGTCTCTTACACTGTGGTGCCGCAGTCAACTGGATCAG GGGATTTATAAGTTCAGATGTCCTGCAGTTGGAGAGGGAACCAAACCGTGCAATAAGCAGTGGTCGTATAAAGAAGTTCGCAGAGTGGCCGTTCTGTCCGTGTCGGAGATGAGGCACTTTGAAGAGACCATGGCTCGTCTGGCGGCTGCAGACTTCTGTGACATTCAGCTC TGCCCACAGTGCAATACGAATGTGGTGAGAAAGGACCTCTCCAACCTGTGTGTCCAGTGCACCATATGCACAGCTGATAAGAAGACGACATACCAATTCTGCTGGCAGTGTCGGAGGAAGTGGAACGGTTGGGACCCTCGGTCGGACCGCTGCAACAACGACGGCTGTGCCAACAAggacctgcagcttctgcagaCATGTCCCACCATCAGTCTGCCTGACGTGGAGGGTGCCACCAGCTGCCCGTCAGTCAGGGCCTGCCCGACATGTGGCATGAGGGTGCAGCACAACCAACAACACTGCAAAAACATTCACTGCCCCCGATGCCAAGTGCCATTCTGCTTCCTCTGCCTGAAACTAAAGAGTGAATGTAACCAGACCAGTTCACCGTACAAAATCTGTGTGGGTGGTGTGGCCCCCAGACAGACCTCTATCCCAGTGTggcacaggaaataa
- the LOC133949739 gene encoding E3 ubiquitin-protein ligase RNF19A-like isoform X3, with protein MSCGHAVSPESLTLWCRSQLDQGIYKFRCPAVGEGTKPCNKQWSYKEVRRVAVLSVSEMRHFEETMARLAAADFCDIQLCPQCNTNVVRKDLSNLCVQCTICTADKKTTYQFCWQCRRKWNGWDPRSDRCNNDGCANKDLQLLQTCPTISLPDVEGATSCPSVRACPTCGMRVQHNQQHCKNIHCPRCQVPFCFLCLKLKSECNQTSSPYKICVGGVAPRQTSIPVWHRK; from the exons ATGTCCTGTGGACACGCTGTGTCCCCCGAGTCTCTTACACTGTGGTGCCGCAGTCAACTGGATCAG GGGATTTATAAGTTCAGATGTCCTGCAGTTGGAGAGGGAACCAAACCGTGCAATAAGCAGTGGTCGTATAAAGAAGTTCGCAGAGTGGCCGTTCTGTCCGTGTCGGAGATGAGGCACTTTGAAGAGACCATGGCTCGTCTGGCGGCTGCAGACTTCTGTGACATTCAGCTC TGCCCACAGTGCAATACGAATGTGGTGAGAAAGGACCTCTCCAACCTGTGTGTCCAGTGCACCATATGCACAGCTGATAAGAAGACGACATACCAATTCTGCTGGCAGTGTCGGAGGAAGTGGAACGGTTGGGACCCTCGGTCGGACCGCTGCAACAACGACGGCTGTGCCAACAAggacctgcagcttctgcagaCATGTCCCACCATCAGTCTGCCTGACGTGGAGGGTGCCACCAGCTGCCCGTCAGTCAGGGCCTGCCCGACATGTGGCATGAGGGTGCAGCACAACCAACAACACTGCAAAAACATTCACTGCCCCCGATGCCAAGTGCCATTCTGCTTCCTCTGCCTGAAACTAAAGAGTGAATGTAACCAGACCAGTTCACCGTACAAAATCTGTGTGGGTGGTGTGGCCCCCAGACAGACCTCTATCCCAGTGTggcacaggaaataa
- the LOC133949739 gene encoding E3 ubiquitin-protein ligase RNF19A-like isoform X1: protein MPKINPETVRATRPGWSPTPRPCAPPARRAAACPRHLLGAEAGGVRLRAAAAAAHTGTRGGREWLGIYKFRCPAVGEGTKPCNKQWSYKEVRRVAVLSVSEMRHFEETMARLAAADFCDIQLCPQCNTNVVRKDLSNLCVQCTICTADKKTTYQFCWQCRRKWNGWDPRSDRCNNDGCANKDLQLLQTCPTISLPDVEGATSCPSVRACPTCGMRVQHNQQHCKNIHCPRCQVPFCFLCLKLKSECNQTSSPYKICVGGVAPRQTSIPVWHRK, encoded by the exons ATGCCAAAAATAAACCCGGAGACTGTGCGAGCTACACGGCCGGGCTGGAGCCCCACACCGAGGCCCTGCGCCCCTCCAGCCCGCCGGGCCGCAGCCTGTCCCCGGCACTTGCTCGGTGCTGAAGCCGGAGGAGTGAGGCTCCGggcggctgcagctgctgcccaCACCGGcaccagaggagggagggagtggctG GGGATTTATAAGTTCAGATGTCCTGCAGTTGGAGAGGGAACCAAACCGTGCAATAAGCAGTGGTCGTATAAAGAAGTTCGCAGAGTGGCCGTTCTGTCCGTGTCGGAGATGAGGCACTTTGAAGAGACCATGGCTCGTCTGGCGGCTGCAGACTTCTGTGACATTCAGCTC TGCCCACAGTGCAATACGAATGTGGTGAGAAAGGACCTCTCCAACCTGTGTGTCCAGTGCACCATATGCACAGCTGATAAGAAGACGACATACCAATTCTGCTGGCAGTGTCGGAGGAAGTGGAACGGTTGGGACCCTCGGTCGGACCGCTGCAACAACGACGGCTGTGCCAACAAggacctgcagcttctgcagaCATGTCCCACCATCAGTCTGCCTGACGTGGAGGGTGCCACCAGCTGCCCGTCAGTCAGGGCCTGCCCGACATGTGGCATGAGGGTGCAGCACAACCAACAACACTGCAAAAACATTCACTGCCCCCGATGCCAAGTGCCATTCTGCTTCCTCTGCCTGAAACTAAAGAGTGAATGTAACCAGACCAGTTCACCGTACAAAATCTGTGTGGGTGGTGTGGCCCCCAGACAGACCTCTATCCCAGTGTggcacaggaaataa
- the LOC133949718 gene encoding ciliated left-right organizer metallopeptidase gives MSSPPALRLWVGTLVVMLVAEPPGALQKCIFDEVQAQVRVVRAARILPHSSPDEPTAPTGPRHQRSSLGEMTPSPPASPQPIRIHTWIPRESDHLSEAEKGRLEGAVEEAVRVVSSLLSVNRVVGPLLLSRDVNKYCKFVWSNSRTSNYNRCGRANDNYRNETCLDVTIPDQHLSGCDIYPEPDSPLRAVLRPEGAGLPNTDFLLYLHTQSTDKCRAEPSVLAYAVHCQTDAQGRPVAGVVVICRDRLSEAAYNHQATVQTVIHELFHALGFSRDLYHTWKDCSSSSQGLGSGCSPRGKVVHSDGSGQMRIYTSSVLSALQTHLTSSDPELGGPLENLDAPGRASSHWEARVLRGSIMAAELEDPATVRIDPVTLAALQDTGWYRVELSRAQSLVWGDGEGASFGSLSTCQHNSSSFFCTGSGLGCHFLHLHKGECQTDPYLEGCRVFKPLKNLGECWKKENTRPTPELDWSGEIWGRGSRCFSSNLTRQTQLLVSSGSVEGRCYRHRCTGPNRYQIQVSGSDWVDCPPGGAIQINGYQGLVFCPDRRLCLYPDITPPSDDVGGFPPSNTSDPDGMMNPAQGGGGWSLRPHTELSVASALGFTAALCLLAALAVSYRKCRSCKNRVRSVPDDHSDP, from the exons ATGAGCTCCCCTCCGGCCCTGAGGCTCTGGGTGGGGACGTTGGTGGTCATGCTGGTGGCTGAGCCGCCTGGAGCTCTGCAGAAGTGCATCTTTGATGAGGTCCAGGCTCAGGTCCGAGTGGTCAGAGCTGCTAGGATCCTCCCCCACAGCTCCCCCGATGAGCCCACAGCCCCGACTGGGCCGCGGCACCAGAGGAGCAGCCTGGGAGAGATGACCCCATCCCCTCCTGCCTCGCCACAGCCAATCAGGATCCACACCTGGATTCCGAGAGAGAGCGACCACCTATCAGAGGCAGAGAAGGGGAGACTGGAGGGAGCAGTGGAGGAGGCTGTGAGGGTGGTGTCGTCTTTACTGTCAg TAAACAGGGTTGTGGGTCCTTTGCTGCTCAGCAGAGACGTCAACAAATACTGCAAGTTCGTCTGGAGCAATTCAAGAACAAGCAACTACAacag GTGCGGTCGAGCCAACGACAACTACAGGAACGAGACGTGTCTGGACGTGACA ATCCCAGATCAGCACCTGTCTGGATGTGATATTTACCCGGAGCCTGACTCACCGCTCAGGGCTGTCCTCAGACCTGAAGGTGCCGGACTCCCAAACACTGACTTCCTGCTTTACCTCCACACACAGTCCACTGACAAGTGTCGGGCAGAG CCCAGTGTGTTGGCGTACGCTGTCCACTGTCAGACGGACGCCCAGGGTCGACCTGTGGCCGGGGTGGTGGTCATCTGCAGGGACAGACTCTCAGAAGCTGCCTACAACCACCAGGCTACAGTACAG actGTGATTCACGAGCTGTTCCACGCGTTGGGCTTCTCTAGAGATCTCTACCACACCTGGAAAGACTGTTCGTCCTCATCTCAAG GGCTGGGCTCTGGGTGTTCACCTCGGGGGAAAGTGGTTCACTCTGATGGATCAGGTCAGATGAGGATCTACACCTCGTCCGTCCTCTCAGCCCTGCAGACGCAcctgacgtcctctgacccgGAGCTGGGAGGCCCGCTGGAGAAcctg GATGCACCAGGCAGAGCGTCCTCTCACTGGGAGGCCCGGGTCCTGCGAGGGTCCATCATGGCTGCGGAGCTGGAGGACCCGGCCACGGTCCGGATCGACCCGGTCACTCTAGCTGCTCTGCAGGACACAGGCTGGTACAGGGTGGAGCTGAGCCGGGCACAGAGTCTGGTCTGGGGTGACG gTGAAGGAGCCTCGTTCGGTTCCCTGTCAACCTGCCAACACAACTCTTCATCCTTTTTCTGCACCGGCAG TGGACTTGGGTGTCATTTTCTTCACCTCCACAAGGGCGAGTGTCAGACTGATCCATACCTGGAGGGGTGTAGAGTATTTAAACCTCTAAAGAATTTA GGTGAATgctggaaaaaggaaaacaccaggCCGACCCCTGAGCTCGACTGGAGCGGGGAGATTTGGGGCCGTGGCAGCCGTTGCTTCTCCTCCAACCTGaccagacag ACGCAGCTCCTTGTGTCAAGCGGCTCAGTGGAGGGCCGATGTTACAGACACAGATGTACTGGACCGAACAGATACCAAATCCAGGTGTCTGGCTCTGACTGGGTGGACTGTCCCCCAGGGGGCGCAATTCAG ATAAATGGATACCAGGGTTTAGTGTTCTGCCCCGACAGGAGGTTGTGCCTTTACCCGGATATCACTCCTCCCTCAGATGATGTTGGTGGATTTCCTCCTTCCAACACAAG tgACCCTGACGGGATGATGAACCCAGCCCAGGGCGGCGGCGGGTGGAGCCTCAGGCCTCACACAGAGCTCAGTGTGGCCTCGGCACTCGGCTTCACGGCCGCTCTGTGTCTCCTGGCTGCTCTGGCTGTGTCTTACAGGAAGTGTCGCTCCTGCAAGAACAGGGTTCGCTCTGTTCCAGACGATCACAGTGACCCTTAA
- the lrp10 gene encoding low-density lipoprotein receptor-related protein 10, whose product MTETYKVKALLVFTIAACSRFDPALCSTRCGRSLQVFDDKVGQIMSSAYHSWSYRFGSIYDCWIINGREGEPIVLSFSQFSARCRKEWVSIKSSAGGEPVVVCGSKLPQPIEFPGGNITVMHHFLPHLFPVSSFLLNYARDTGECPLTSFECLGGRCLPLSWRCNGQVECLGEGPGLGSDEQGCDGDEGTPAPSKQGSTLEVETKKEMNTERNHDRDFEKLLLDKSQSSERSEERYADSDLWGEEEAQVNRDQPPTHKEPAVTPSPILWPCGGLLQTFYGTFSPPANRGTALLCVWTLDPQDSRPLRLDLQQLLLGSRDRLTIYNRAQGEGDVIKHITSASNYKTIQAESHTGVLSLVYETLSGSEGSGFNATFHVGSYCPPWEGRCGGVSGGCFTQEQRCDGRWDCSETGKDEEGCRGCSPNQFACGVVGQRMVASSHFAGRPVCYPATERCNYQLYCADGSDERDCTVCQPGTFHCDSDRCVFESWRCDGQVDCKDGTDELNCTVILPRKVITAATVGSLVCGLLLVIAMGCTCKLYSLRTREYSLFAPISRQEAELIQQQAPPSYGQLIAQGIIPPVEDFPTENPNETSSLSLRGILQLLRQDAANSPHRRRRPRFVRRAVRRMRRWGLIPRPPSRPTQTSGSGQQQADAAPSGQEPALSTPTSASLAVEALNQPVPQKLGLLAQAELQQHQDDDDVPPLLLSLPPPPVASPPPPPYAPPAPPPSISFTPPVAVPPSSPSLASIFHTLGLSISLFRASPSSSSTNSMPLSASPSFSSSSSSDDEVLLIPLSDDTTSEDDVPMLT is encoded by the exons ATGACAGAGACTTATAAAGTCAAAGCCCTCCTGGTTTTCACCATAGCAG CCTGCAGTCGATTCGATCCTGCCCTCTGCTCCA CTCGATGTGGGCGTTCCCTTCAAGTGTTTGACGACAAAGTGGGACAGATTATGAGTTCTGCGTACCACAGTTGGTCGTATCGCTTCGGCTCCATCTATGACTGCTGGATCATCAACGGTCGGGAAGGAGAACCCATCGTTCTCAG cttttccCAGTTTTCAGCACGATGTAGAAAGGAGTGGGTGTCTATTAAATCCTCCGCTGGCGGTGAGCCGGTTGTCGTTTGTGGATCCAAGCTGCCGCAGCCAATTGAGTTCCCAGGGGGAAATATTACAGTGATGCACCACTTCCTCCCGCATTTGTTCCCTGTGTCATCGTTTCTCTTGAACTATGCCAGAG ACACTGGTGAATGTCCTCTGACATCTTTTGAATGCCTTGGGGGCCGTTGCCTTCCCCTCTCCTGGCGCTGTAACGGCCAGGTGGAGTGTCTCGGTGAAGGTCCGGGTCTCGGTTCAGATGAACAGGGCTGCGATGGAGACGAGGGAACTCCAGCCCCCTCAAAGCAGGGCAGCACACTGGAAGTAGAAACtaaaaaggaaatgaatacAGAGAGAAACCATGACAGGGATTTTGAGAAACTTCTTTTGGATAAGAGTCAGAGCTCAGAAAGGTCAGAGGAGAGATACGCTGACTCTGATctgtggggggaggaggaggcccagGTGAATCGAGATCAGCCTCCGACCCATAAGGAGCCCGCTGTGACGCCAAGTCCCATTTTGTGGCCCTGCGGAGGGCTCCTACAGACCTTTTATGGGACATTCTCCCCCCCGGCCAATCGGGGTActgctctgttgtgtgtctggacTCTGGACCCTCAGGATTCCCGGCCCCTCAGATTggatctgcagcagcttctcctggGGTCCAGGGACAGACTCACCATCTACAACAGAGCGCAAGGCGAAGGAGATGTTATTAAACAT ATCACCAGCGCCTCCAATTACAAAACAATCCAAGCCGAGTCCCACACTGGCGTCCTGTCGTTGGTGTATGAGACGCTCTCTGGCTCAGAGGGGAGCGGGTTTAACGCCACGTTCCACGTCGGGAGCTACTGCCCCCCATGGGAGGGTCGGTGTGGGGGGGTGTCAGGTGGCTGCTTCACCCAGGAGCAGCGCTGTGATGGGAGATGGGACTGCTCCGAGACGGGGAAGGACGAGGAGGGATGCCGAGGCTGCAGTCCCAACCAGTTTGCGTGTGGAGTGGTGGGACAGAGGATGGTGGCATCCAGCCACTTTGCTGGCCGGCCAGTGTGTTACCCGGCCACGGAGAGGTGCAACTACCAGCTGTACTGTGCTGACGGCAGCGACGAGAGGGACTGCACCGTGTGCCAGCCGGGGACCTTTCACTGTGACAGtgacag GTGCGTGTTCGAGAGCTGGCGCTGTGACGGCCAGGTGGACTGCAAGGACGGCACGGACGAGCTCAACTGCACCGTCATCCTGCCGCGCAAGGTCATCACCGCGGCCACGGTCGGCAGCCTGGTGTGCGGGCTCCTGCTTGTGATCGCCATGGGCTGCACCTGTAAACTGTACTCGCTCAGGACCAGGGAGTACAG CCTGTTTGCTCCAATCAGCCGCCAGGAAGCAGAACTAATCCAACAGCAGGCTCCCCCGTCCTACGGTCAGCTGATCGCCCAGGGCATCATCCCGCCAGTGGAGGACTTCCCCACGGAGAACCCCAATGAG aCCTCGTCTCTTTCTCTGAGGGgaatcctccagctcctccgccAGGACGCTGCCAACTCCCCGCACCGCAGACGCAGGCCCCGCTTCGTCCGCCGGGCCGTCCGCCGCATGAGGCGCTGGGGTCTGATCCCCAGACCTCCCTCCAGGCCGACCCAGACGTCCGGCTCCGGCCAGCAGCAGGCAGACGCCGCCCCCTCTGGCCAGGAGCCGGCGCTCTCCACTCCCACCAGCGCCTCGTTGGCCGTGGAGGCGCTGAACCAGCCGGTGCCTCAGAAGCTCGGCTTGTTGGCTCAggccgagctgcagcagcatcaggacGACGACGACGTGCCGCCTCTTCTGCTGTCGCTGCCCCCGCCGCCCGTggcctccccccctccccctccgtACGCTCCCCCAGCCCCGCCCCCGTCCATCTCGTTCACTCCCCCGGTCGCCGTGCCCCCGAGCAGCCCCTCTCTTGCCTCCATCTTCCACACGCTGGGCCTGAGTATCTCCCTCTTCCGGGCGTcgccctcgtcctcctccaccaacTCCATGCCCCTCTccgcctccccctccttctcctcctcctcctcctcggatGACGAGGTGCtgctcatccctctctccgATGACACCACTTCAGAGGATGACGTGCCCATGCTCACCTGA